A window of Desulfobulbus oralis genomic DNA:
TGGTTTGCCCTCATCTTACAGCAACAGAACGGGAAAGTATACTGTGCCTTCGTGCTCAGGGCTGCGGAATACGCAAGATTGCCCGAGCCCTGAACCGAAGCCC
This region includes:
- a CDS encoding helix-turn-helix domain-containing protein, encoding MVCPHLTATERESILCLRAQGCGIRKIARALNRSP